One segment of Trachemys scripta elegans isolate TJP31775 chromosome 1, CAS_Tse_1.0, whole genome shotgun sequence DNA contains the following:
- the TEX26 gene encoding testis-expressed protein 26 isoform X4 — MLEPGTTRSWSNKSCYLTHLISLISLDQDGYSNTAQGRLAHSCCPNWKSTKSSRNQSPSWISPPSLPRDKIMWDPYETTMKHEYPYREPVETEAVRPRTSKGHVNPYQLSDPIGFNTYREEFCWKPYSKAEPIMTGSSSGTRRNNPHPSQSFMIWKVPREEKAQPSNSFSPWTQPISKQEVKEAIRAQFNSTYNGDYLGLPQGLQIKDTIPVPPDWKKKIPHPPATEFRHHYQAPARIHDFMDFSCKYGCNANRHLPAKGVEPRKH, encoded by the exons ATGCTTGAACCTGGCACcaccagaagctggtccaataaaagctgttacctcacccaccttatctctctcataTCTTTGGACCAAGATGGTTACAGTAATACTGCACAGGGCAGATTAGCACATTCCTGTTGCCCCAATTGGAAGAGCACAAAGTCCTCCAGGAACCAAAGTCCATCATGGATCTCGCCACCTTCCCTTCCAA GAGACAAAATAATGTGGGATCCATATGAAACTACAATGAAACATGAATACCCATATAGAGAACCAGTGGAGACTGAAGCAGTACG TCCCAGGACATCAAAAGGACATGTGAATCCATACCAACTTAGTGATCCTATTGGCTTTAATACTTACAGAGAAGAGTTCTGTTGGAAACCATATTCCAAGGCAGAACCTATAATGACTGGCTCTTCATCAGGAACAAGGAGAAACAATCCTCATCCCAGTCAA AGTTTCATGATTTGGAAGGTGCCTCGAGAAGAAAAAGCGCAGCCCTCCAACAGCTTTTCACCCTGGACACAGCCTATTTCTAAACAAGAGGTCAAGGAAGCAATCAGAGCACAGTTCAACTCTACCTATAATGGAGATTATTTAGGATTACCACAGG GTTTACAAATTAAAGATACTATTCCTGTGCCtcctgactggaaaaaaaaaatcccacatccTCCAGCAACTGAGTTTAGGCATCATTACCAGGCCCCAGCCCGCATCCATGACTTCATGGACTTTTCCTGTAAATATGGATGTAATGCAAACAGGCATCTTCCAGCAAAAGGAGTTG AACCAAGAAAACATTAA
- the TEX26 gene encoding testis-expressed protein 26 isoform X3, with protein sequence MWDPYETTMKHEYPYREPVETEAVRPRTSKGHVNPYQLSDPIGFNTYREEFCWKPYSKAEPIMTGSSSGTRRNNPHPSQSFMIWKVPREEKAQPSNSFSPWTQPISKQEVKEAIRAQFNSTYNGDYLGLPQGLQIKDTIPVPPDWKKKIPHPPATEFRHHYQAPARIHDFMDFSCKYGCNANRHLPAKGVVPTVIFSHIQNQENIKQMTTYQRDFGKEYFNIISILNSLDPEQVNKYIERAPKQERAILQHFLNKVCGSQSEKFRRTSPSKKLSSDKLSECK encoded by the exons ATGTGGGATCCATATGAAACTACAATGAAACATGAATACCCATATAGAGAACCAGTGGAGACTGAAGCAGTACG TCCCAGGACATCAAAAGGACATGTGAATCCATACCAACTTAGTGATCCTATTGGCTTTAATACTTACAGAGAAGAGTTCTGTTGGAAACCATATTCCAAGGCAGAACCTATAATGACTGGCTCTTCATCAGGAACAAGGAGAAACAATCCTCATCCCAGTCAA AGTTTCATGATTTGGAAGGTGCCTCGAGAAGAAAAAGCGCAGCCCTCCAACAGCTTTTCACCCTGGACACAGCCTATTTCTAAACAAGAGGTCAAGGAAGCAATCAGAGCACAGTTCAACTCTACCTATAATGGAGATTATTTAGGATTACCACAGG GTTTACAAATTAAAGATACTATTCCTGTGCCtcctgactggaaaaaaaaaatcccacatccTCCAGCAACTGAGTTTAGGCATCATTACCAGGCCCCAGCCCGCATCCATGACTTCATGGACTTTTCCTGTAAATATGGATGTAATGCAAACAGGCATCTTCCAGCAAAAGGAGTTG TTCCTACCGTGATATTTTCTCACATCCAGAACCAAGAAAACATTAAACAGATGACCACGTACCAAAGAGATTTTGGGAAAGAATATTTCAATATCATATCAATTTTAAATTCTCTGGATCCAGAACAAGTTAATAAGTACATTGAAAGAGCTCCAAAGCAAG AGAGAGCAATTCTTCAGCACTTTCTTAACAAAGTTTGTGGGAGCCAGAGTGAGAAATTCAGAAGGACTTCACCCTCAAAGAAACTATCATCTGACAAACTATCTGAATGCAAATGA
- the TEX26 gene encoding testis-expressed protein 26 isoform X1 — translation MLEPGTTRSWSNKSCYLTHLISLISLDQDGYSNTAQGRLAHSCCPNWKSTKSSRNQSPSWISPPSLPRDKIMWDPYETTMKHEYPYREPVETEAVRPRTSKGHVNPYQLSDPIGFNTYREEFCWKPYSKAEPIMTGSSSGTRRNNPHPSQSFMIWKVPREEKAQPSNSFSPWTQPISKQEVKEAIRAQFNSTYNGDYLGLPQGLQIKDTIPVPPDWKKKIPHPPATEFRHHYQAPARIHDFMDFSCKYGCNANRHLPAKGVVPTVIFSHIQNQENIKQMTTYQRDFGKEYFNIISILNSLDPEQVNKYIERAPKQERAILQHFLNKVCGSQSEKFRRTSPSKKLSSDKLSECK, via the exons ATGCTTGAACCTGGCACcaccagaagctggtccaataaaagctgttacctcacccaccttatctctctcataTCTTTGGACCAAGATGGTTACAGTAATACTGCACAGGGCAGATTAGCACATTCCTGTTGCCCCAATTGGAAGAGCACAAAGTCCTCCAGGAACCAAAGTCCATCATGGATCTCGCCACCTTCCCTTCCAA GAGACAAAATAATGTGGGATCCATATGAAACTACAATGAAACATGAATACCCATATAGAGAACCAGTGGAGACTGAAGCAGTACG TCCCAGGACATCAAAAGGACATGTGAATCCATACCAACTTAGTGATCCTATTGGCTTTAATACTTACAGAGAAGAGTTCTGTTGGAAACCATATTCCAAGGCAGAACCTATAATGACTGGCTCTTCATCAGGAACAAGGAGAAACAATCCTCATCCCAGTCAA AGTTTCATGATTTGGAAGGTGCCTCGAGAAGAAAAAGCGCAGCCCTCCAACAGCTTTTCACCCTGGACACAGCCTATTTCTAAACAAGAGGTCAAGGAAGCAATCAGAGCACAGTTCAACTCTACCTATAATGGAGATTATTTAGGATTACCACAGG GTTTACAAATTAAAGATACTATTCCTGTGCCtcctgactggaaaaaaaaaatcccacatccTCCAGCAACTGAGTTTAGGCATCATTACCAGGCCCCAGCCCGCATCCATGACTTCATGGACTTTTCCTGTAAATATGGATGTAATGCAAACAGGCATCTTCCAGCAAAAGGAGTTG TTCCTACCGTGATATTTTCTCACATCCAGAACCAAGAAAACATTAAACAGATGACCACGTACCAAAGAGATTTTGGGAAAGAATATTTCAATATCATATCAATTTTAAATTCTCTGGATCCAGAACAAGTTAATAAGTACATTGAAAGAGCTCCAAAGCAAG AGAGAGCAATTCTTCAGCACTTTCTTAACAAAGTTTGTGGGAGCCAGAGTGAGAAATTCAGAAGGACTTCACCCTCAAAGAAACTATCATCTGACAAACTATCTGAATGCAAATGA
- the TEX26 gene encoding testis-expressed protein 26 isoform X2 — MLEPGTTRSWSNKSCYLTHLISLISLDQDGYSNTAQGRLAHSCCPNWKSTKSSRNQSPSWISPPSLPRDKIMWDPYETTMKHEYPYREPVETEAVRPRTSKGHVNPYQLSDPIGFNTYREEFCWKPYSKAEPIMTGSSSGTRRNNPHPSQVYKLKILFLCLLTGKKKSHILQQLSLGIITRPQPASMTSWTFPVNMDVMQTGIFQQKELNQENIKQMTTYQRDFGKEYFNIISILNSLDPEQVNKYIERAPKQERAILQHFLNKVCGSQSEKFRRTSPSKKLSSDKLSECK; from the exons ATGCTTGAACCTGGCACcaccagaagctggtccaataaaagctgttacctcacccaccttatctctctcataTCTTTGGACCAAGATGGTTACAGTAATACTGCACAGGGCAGATTAGCACATTCCTGTTGCCCCAATTGGAAGAGCACAAAGTCCTCCAGGAACCAAAGTCCATCATGGATCTCGCCACCTTCCCTTCCAA GAGACAAAATAATGTGGGATCCATATGAAACTACAATGAAACATGAATACCCATATAGAGAACCAGTGGAGACTGAAGCAGTACG TCCCAGGACATCAAAAGGACATGTGAATCCATACCAACTTAGTGATCCTATTGGCTTTAATACTTACAGAGAAGAGTTCTGTTGGAAACCATATTCCAAGGCAGAACCTATAATGACTGGCTCTTCATCAGGAACAAGGAGAAACAATCCTCATCCCAGTCAA GTTTACAAATTAAAGATACTATTCCTGTGCCtcctgactggaaaaaaaaaatcccacatccTCCAGCAACTGAGTTTAGGCATCATTACCAGGCCCCAGCCCGCATCCATGACTTCATGGACTTTTCCTGTAAATATGGATGTAATGCAAACAGGCATCTTCCAGCAAAAGGAGTTG AACCAAGAAAACATTAAACAGATGACCACGTACCAAAGAGATTTTGGGAAAGAATATTTCAATATCATATCAATTTTAAATTCTCTGGATCCAGAACAAGTTAATAAGTACATTGAAAGAGCTCCAAAGCAAG AGAGAGCAATTCTTCAGCACTTTCTTAACAAAGTTTGTGGGAGCCAGAGTGAGAAATTCAGAAGGACTTCACCCTCAAAGAAACTATCATCTGACAAACTATCTGAATGCAAATGA